From Chryseobacterium shandongense, the proteins below share one genomic window:
- a CDS encoding TerB family tellurite resistance protein, with translation MQKSNKPIAGYHLLMILSSVDGEFAPEEGMLVQQYLADEFPFKMDLDNELETIALLKPEEWKGHFEFHARCFYDDSTEEERLSFIQFAKTLIKADNKVTDEEHSYYTLLKKIWNIN, from the coding sequence ATGCAGAAATCTAATAAACCGATTGCAGGATACCATTTATTGATGATCTTATCTTCGGTAGACGGAGAGTTTGCTCCGGAAGAAGGAATGCTGGTGCAGCAATATCTGGCAGATGAATTTCCTTTTAAAATGGATCTTGATAATGAACTTGAAACTATCGCTCTCCTTAAACCGGAAGAATGGAAAGGTCATTTTGAATTTCACGCCCGTTGTTTCTATGACGATTCTACGGAAGAAGAAAGATTAAGTTTCATTCAGTTTGCTAAAACACTCATCAAAGCTGATAATAAAGTGACCGATGAAGAACATTCTTATTATACCCTTTTGAAAAAAATCTGGAATATTAATTAA